Genomic DNA from Romeriopsis navalis LEGE 11480:
GCTTTGAAGAGGGTGCGAATGGTCCAGGGACGACTGAGTACAAAGAAGTGAAAATCATGGCTGAGCTAGCTCAAGTAAAGCTGACGATGCAAGGCTACGATGTCGAGGTACTAGACCCTGAAGAAAGTCTCAAAAAGATTGGTCAACTCGCTTTGGGTAGTAATATTTTTGTTAGTCTGCACTTGAATGCGTTTAATCGTATGGCCCAAGGTACAGAGGTGCTGATTCATCGTGCTGGTACCAAGGAAGACCACAACCTGGCTGAAGTTCTACAGGAAGAACTGGTTAAAGCCCTTGGCTTAACGGACCGGGGCGTCAAACGGCAAGGTCTTGCTGTACTGTCTCAGGTACCATCCTCAGTACAAGCCGCTTGCCTAACTGAATCATTCTTTATCGATTCAGTCGCCGACGCTGAAACTGTACGAACAATGTCAGAAACCGCAGCCCATGCAATCGCGACAGGTATTGATCGTTATATCAAAACTCATGGGTTAGATCAGGATCAGTAATTTTACCGGCTTCTAATTAAGCTAATACAATACGTCCA
This window encodes:
- a CDS encoding N-acetylmuramoyl-L-alanine amidase codes for the protein MAKIILEVGHGPYRTRNGKVGFEEGANGPGTTEYKEVKIMAELAQVKLTMQGYDVEVLDPEESLKKIGQLALGSNIFVSLHLNAFNRMAQGTEVLIHRAGTKEDHNLAEVLQEELVKALGLTDRGVKRQGLAVLSQVPSSVQAACLTESFFIDSVADAETVRTMSETAAHAIATGIDRYIKTHGLDQDQ